From a single Nematostella vectensis chromosome 3, jaNemVect1.1, whole genome shotgun sequence genomic region:
- the LOC5513267 gene encoding neuropeptide Y receptor type 6 yields MANTSSLSNTTFDENGTLNHNLSSGSINGTFTGFPTLFQEPYALRIIRLLFQTLLFLGGVIGNFLVCLVTSKKRRQTSTGNLLILHLAISDLGILLVCFPFVVIRTEYPYAWPFGRLICKTVYPLADIFYGVEIGCITAIAFHRYRMLVHCGKKQLNVDSAKKLVFVIWLIAFVFIVGPLFFVMDLEETAWRKDCLTKWPNEVSKKLYSVTSMVLFYVIPLAVILMTYLKIRANLKKNNRRHNRYRCSTKRDENRHKEVLARVVQNRRAIQILTPVVLIFAFSMFPFTLFRLFFVFDLFPDGAEKFIRVIFNVCTVLLMANSSVNPIIYNVVNSEFRREFSALLRCDGETCCSNSSDILVTVNRSSANSNGGSHNNNKSTSHCNNAISADVQVPLNRPERDELSAETSSSRLTRTERLKNVLKKKKARVDRENRVEEIELETRPAVIINVMHETGGF; encoded by the coding sequence ATGGCTAACACTAGCAGTTTATCGAACACAACTTTCGATGAAAACGGGACTTTAAACCACAATTTGAGTAGCGGCAGCATCAATGGCACATTTACTGGTTTCCCCACGCTTTTCCAAGAGCCTTACGCTCTACGCATTATTCGCCTTTTATTTCAAACACTCCTGTTTTTAGGCGGCGTAATTGGGAACTTTCTCGTCTGTTTAGTGACTTCCAAGAAGCGCCGACAAACTTCCACCGGGAATCTCCTCATTCTCCATCTCGCGATTTCAGATCTCGGAATTCTGCTGGTTTGTTTTCCATTCGTTGTCATCCGCACAGAGTACCCGTACGCCTGGCCGTTTGGTCGCCTCATCTGCAAGACTGTGTATCCACTGGCGGACATTTTCTATGGAGTGGAGATCGGGTGCATCACTGCTATTGCGTTTCATCGTTACCGAATGTTGGTGCATTGCGGCAAAAAACAACTGAACGTAGACTCTGCTAAGAAACTAGTGTTTGTTATCTGGTTGATAGCGTTCGTTTTCATTGTTGGACCTTTGTTTTTCGTAATGGACTTGGAGGAGACCGCATGGAGGAAAGATTGCCTCACAAAGTGGCCGAATGAAGTTTCCAAGAAACTCTACAGTGTTACTTCAATGGTGTTGTTCTACGTGATTCCTCTAGCGGTGATCCTCATGACTTACCTTAAGATTCGAGCCAACCTGAAAAAGAACAACAGAAGACATAACCGCTATAGGTGCTCGACAAAACGCGACGAGAACAGACACAAGGAGGTTCTGGCCAGAGTCGTACAAAACCGGAGAGCAATTCAGATCTTAACTCCAGTTGTACTCATATTTGCGTTTTCTATGTTCCCGTTTACGCTCTttcgtttgttttttgtttttgatttgTTCCCTGATGGAGCTGAAAAGTTTATACGTGTTATCTTTAACGTGTGCACCGTCCTTCTGATGGCAAACAGCTCTGTCAACCCAATTATCTATAACGTAGTTAATTCGGAATTCCGACGCGAGTTTTCAGCTTTGCTTAGATGTGATGGTGAGACTTGTTGCTCGAATTCTAGCGATATCTTGGTCACTGTTAATCGATCGTCCGCGAACAGCAACGGCGGAtcacacaacaacaacaagtcCACTTCTCACTGTAACAACGCGATCTCGGCGGACGTCCAAGTTCCTCTCAACCGGCCGGAGCGTGACGAGTTAAGTGCAGAAACAAGCTCTTCGCGATTAACACGTACGGAAAGACTTAAAAATGtgcttaaaaagaaaaaggctCGAGTTGATCGTGAGAACAGGGTAGAAGAAATCGAACTTGAAACTCGTCCAGCTGTTATTATTAATGTTATGCACGAAACGGGAGGTTTTTAA